Genomic window (Lewinellaceae bacterium):
AGTGAGAGTCTTGGTCACGCTGGCTATGGCAAAGGCATGCTCCGGCCTTATGCTATCCACGGGAGAGAGCGAGGAGATGCCGCTGCCCCCTGCCCATACCGCATCGTCAGGCAATTGGAGGGCTGCGCCTAAGCCTTTGATGTTCAGTACTTGCCGCATGGAGTCGAGCGTGCGTTGCAGCGCTTCGGCCAGCTTGGGATCGACAGTTTGGGCGGTCAAAATTTGGGTAGCCAGCAGACAAGCCAGCAAGCAGTTCCACTTCCGCATATCCTTAGCGTATTTTTTTGAATAAATTTGGTTGGCCCCACTAATGTATCGGCCAGCGTTGCCGGCAGGGGGTTAAAAATTGTACAACAAAAAAATGGCGGAATACTTCAAAGGAATGGTCAGGCAGGCGACACCGGGCAAGGAGGCCCTGGCCTGGCAAAGGCTTGCGGCCTGGGCCGGAAATGAGATAAGGTTTTCTTCCGTTTCAGAGGTGGATATTACATTGGATACCTCGAAGTTTCACATTACCCTGCCGCAGGCCGGCACGGAAACTTTCCGGGTGGATGGGAAGCCCTTTTCGGCACAGGCCGGGGAATACTTCATTTTCAACCCTCAGCAACACGTGCGGGCAGAAGGCGCTTTTAAGAAACCCGTGGAGGGCTATTGCCTTTTCCTCACGGAAAAAGCAATACTGGAAACAGCACATGTTATTGGCCAACCCATTGAATCAGCCCTCGATTCGCCTTTCTCCTATCCCTGGCAGCAGCAGGAGTTTATGGTGAAAAGTTACTGCTTGCAGGAAAATCCTTTTGGGCAGTATCTGCTGCGTTTACAACAAAATTTACGCCATAGCTCCAGAGAGCAGCTCATTGACTGGGATACCTTGTATTTTGAAATGGCAGCCGAATTCCTCCGAGCCCACCGCCAGATCGGCAACCAGTTGCAGGCTATCCCTTCTGTGCGCACGCTGACGAAACAAGAAATTTACCGCCGCTTAAGCCGCGCCCATGTTTTCATTCTGGAAAATTTTGCCGAGCCTGTTTCGCTGGAGGATCTGGAAAGGATAGCGTTTTTTTCCAAATTCCATATCGTGCGGCTCTACCGCCAGATTTATGGCCTGACGCCCTACCAACACATTCTGCATTTGCGGATAGGGCGGGCGAAAGAATTGTTGCGAAAAGATCATTCCCCGACGGAGGTGGCCCTGCGGCTTTCCTTTTCCGACCGCCGGGCTTTTGCGAAAACATTTAAGAAGATAGCGGGCGTTTCCCCTTCCGTTTTTCGACAAGAAAATTAGTGGCTAAATACGGTATTTCTCCTCCATCCTCTTCCAGTAGTTCCGGACTCTGCCCCGCGCCTGGGGGGAGCGGAAATTTTCCAGATACACCTCCTCCGGCGGTTCTTTGCCCGGGTGCTCCGCCTCCCAATCCAGGCGGGTTTCCCGGAAGCCCAGCTTTTTCAGGAAGGCGATGCTGCGCAGGTTGCCCCGTTTAACGGAGGCGGTGAGATAGAGCCGGTCCATTTTCCGAAAAAGAAACTCCTGGAAATACTGCACGGCCCGGAGCGGCAGGCCGGCACCTCGGTGGTTTTCGGCAAAAGCAAAGCCCATGGCGCATTTGCGGTGGTTGTAGCCGAAGTTTTCCCGGCTGAACTCGAAGGCGTGCAGGAGGCCCACATACTCCCTTTCTTTGCTCACCAGCCAGTCGGCGCCGCCCCGCTTGCCGGTATAGGGCATGACGATGCGCAGGTGGGCGACGTATTCGTAGAGTTGCTGCGGGTCTTTGAAGCGCTCGTCCACCCAGGGGTCGGGGTCGTTCCCGAACATTTCAAGGATGTGGTGGCGGTTCTCAAAATCCAGCATTTCGAAAGACAGCCCTTCCGGGGAGTCGGGAATATGGGGGAAGTTCCATATCGGCCGGCGGCCTATGTTGCGCTCCATGTAGGATTGCAGCCAGGCGGGGAGGGGATAACTGCCGAATTTGTTTTTTGCCATGGTTGAGTATCAGGCCTGCCAATAATTCACTCTAATTCCATCGACGCCACTGATAAGTGCATATCTCCTCCTGTTAACATAGTGATCTCATATTCCGCTACAAAATATTTATAATCACTATAATATTTCACCTTCCGGTCGACCAGCATTCTTATATATGCCTCTATTTCTTTTGCATTCAGTGTTTCCACTATCGTTTTTATGCTGTCTTCTCTTTCCTCTTCCGGCAGGTTGGCCGTGTTCCAGCACATGATTAAGAATGGCACGTACTGTTTGTAATCGGCTTCTGTTGTACATTCTTCAAGGAGATCAGCCCCAAAATCCAAGATCAATTCTGACACTTTAACGCCAAAAGTCCCATATTCTACCTCTGCTCCTTTAAACATCTCCGAGGATTCCAGCCTTTTTTTCAACTGCATATTGGGATTAGGGCGTTGCCTTCTTCTTCCCTGGCTTTTTCCGCCCTTTTTCTTTTTTCTTCTTCTTGATGTCGGCATCTTTCTTTTTTTTATGTTATTCCAAGTAGTTGGTTGTTAGCATTTTCTCACTTAACGCGGCTACCCTTTTAAGACTGGACAGCTTCGTATAACGTACACTCAAAGGTTCCTGCTGTGTCCGTACATCGTACACAACCCCGGCCGTCGCTGTCCGGTCTTAGGCGGGTAGCCCCTAACGCTCTACTCTATTTTTATCCATTTTTGCACTCCCGCATCCACCGCCAAAACCCGCCCATCCTCCGCTACTTCAAGGATTTCCTCAAACTGGGGCGCCACTACTACCCTACCCTGCTTGTCGATCAACCCCCACTTGCCATTCACCCAGCTCGAATATTCCCCATCGGCCCTGGTTTCACAATCCGGGCATACCGGAGCATAGCCATGTTCGAACGGGCGCGCTGCGGCGTACTGCGGGGGTATGCTAACCTCGCCCGTTTCCTCGTCCGCGTAGCCTATTTTACCATTCGCCACTATCCGGAAATAGCCGTCAGCAGGATAATCCGGGCCGTTGTCGTACGGAAATACTTCGTACAGGATTTCGCCCTTTTCATTCAGGGCCACAAACCCGGTACCGGGCTTTAGTGCGATGGTATAGCTTTTGGGGCTATCGGAAAAAAACGGGATGTAGGCTTCTTCTTCAACGATAGCATCCGCTTCGCTGGTTTTACCTGCCGAAAGGGCTTCCTGCTCTTTGGCCATATCGGCGGCTTTTTGTTCGCTGCCCGGTTTTGGAGCGCAGCTAAAGGCCAGCAATAGGACCAGCAAAAAATACAAAAAATTTAGTTTCTTGCCCATCTTTTTGATTTTTCTATGGTTCCTTCCCATTTTTTCGGAGGGAGCAATTTTGTTTTTTTCATTTCTGTAAGCTTTTGTATCCTTGCCCTAAATATAGCCCTTTTCATACTATTGCGCATTCCAGCCTGACATCCATTTCCTGAAAATGTACCGAAAAAGTAAGGAAAAAACGCCCCTCGTTGCAACGGGCATAAACTATTTACCACTTACCCGTCATTTCCGTCCACCTACCGGCTCTGCCTTGTCCGCCACGGCGCCCTCCTTCCTTTTCGGCCATTTCCCCGCGACCTTTGCATAGAATCGACTGGAAGGCGGAAGGCGGAAAGCGGAAAGCGGAAGTCGGAAGCGACCGTAGGGAGCCCCGCACCGACAAAGGAGGTCGGGGGCGAAAGTCGGAAGGCGGAAGCGACCGTAGGGAGCCCCGCACCGACGAAGGAGGTCGGGGGCGGAAAGCGGAAAGCGGAAGCGACCGTAGGGAGCCCCGCACCGACAAAGGAGGCCGGGGGCGGAAGGCGCAATAGAACTCCAGCCCTTCCTGAGTTGACAGTTGACAGTTGCCGGTTGATTAATTGTTTTTGTCTTAATCCACCAAAATCCAACTACCATGACCACTAATGATGTAAAAGAACTGAATCTGAACCTTGACGCCACCACCTTTAAGCCTTTGTTCCAAACCAACCCCATGAAACACGCCGCCGCCATGGCGCTCAACTGGGCGATCATCCTGGCGGCCATGTACCTGTGCACCCGGTACTTCCACCCCATCTCTTATTTTCTGGCGGTAATTGTCATCGGCGCCCGGATGCATGCGCTGGCGATATTGATGCACGACGCCACCCACTACCGGTTCCTGAAAAACCGGAAGTGGAACGACATCATCACCAATGTCACCACGATGTATCCGTTGTTCACCTCGCTGGAACAATACCGGCAGAACCACCTCCGCCACCACAAACACCTAAATACGGAACACGACCCGGACTGGGTGTCCAAACTGGGCGTGGAAGCTTTTCAGTTTCCCAAAACCAAAAAGGAATTTCTGTGGATTGTGTTTTCCTACCTCACCCTGTACCGGGGTGTCAGAGACGCCATCTGGTTCCTGAAGCGGTTTAGCGCACCTCAGAAAAAGCAGCCGGCACAGGCGGGGAACAAGGCGCTTAGGCTGGCGTTTTATATCGTTCTCTTCACCGTCCTCACTGTATTCGGCCTGTGGAAATACTTTGCCCTGTACTGGGTGGCCCCTTACCTGTCTACTTTCTTCATGTTCCAGTATGTGCGCAGCGTAGCCGAACATTTCGGGGAACTGGAGCACGATCACGCCCTCACTTCCTCCCGGACGGTCAAGGCCAACGCCCTGGAGCGGTTCTTCTTCGCCCCGCACAACGTGGGCTACCACCTGGAGCACCACCTGTATCCCGGCGTGCCGTTCTACAACCTGCCCGCCCTTCACCAATTGCTGATGCAGGAGGCCGAATACAAGGGTAAGGCGCACGTCACGCAGGGGTACTGGAAGGGGTTGATGGAGGAGTTGGGCGGGTAGAGGTAGACGCTGAAGCCGGTGAAGCGGGCTGTTGGTTCGTAGGAGTATTACTTGGTAGTGGGTTAATACAGCGGGCCTGGAGAGCCTGCCCTGCAGAATTGCGGGGCCCCCTCTCCATTTCCACTACAGTTTCAACGGATTTAACCCACTGCCAGTTTTTTGACATTGCTGTTCAACGCCGGCCAACACTGGCCGCCCCTTTCAAACTTCGTTTTTTCAGAAAAATCGTGATTGCCATAGCCACCCCCGCCGCCACCAGCAAGGCGGTGAAACTCAGCTTCAGGCTATCCATCCTGGACAGAAAACCAAGAAAAGCCGGGCTGATCAGAAAGCCCACATAGCCAAAGCCGGCGACAAATGAGATTCCCTCTGCTGAAGAGACTCCTTTGGTTTTTCCGGCCAGCCGGAAAAGCTCCGGGATGATCACGGAAAAACCCAGGCCTACCAGGCCAAAACCGATCAAAGATGGAATAAGCTCCGCCATCAGGATGCTCAAAAAACCCAACATGCTGATTAAACAGCCTCCAATAATAATGGTGGTTGCTCCATAACGCTTGCTGACGGCATCCCCGAAGAACCGCCCCAGGGTCATCGTCGCCGAAAAGATCACAAAACCCAGGCCAGTCGTCCGCTCGGAAGCGATCAATACCACCTCTTGCAGGTACAGTTTGCTCCAGTGTTCGATGGCCCCTTCGCTGCCCATGATCAGGAAGGCGATCATGGTAAGCCCCAGCAGCGGCTTCAGCAACCCGATTTTAAACGGCTGCTGCTGTCGTTCCACCTTTTTTCCGGGTATATTCAGGTAGGCTTTGGCCAACAGCATATTGGCCAGTATTACTCCGGCTATTACCCAAACCATGTGCGTAAGCGGCACCTCAAACCAGGTGATCACCAGGCTGCCGATCCCGCCGCCGATCACGCCCCCCAGGCTAAAGAACCCATGGGAAGCCGACATGAAATGCACGCCATCCTCCTGCTCTATTTCCGATACCAGCGCATTCATGGCAATATCGGTGAGGCAGGCAAACAAGCCGGCAACGTAGAGGGCGCAGCAAAGCCATGGGTAACTGGAGGCGGACAGCGGCAATAAAAAGGCCATGGATAAAACGACAATGCCGGCGAGCGTCGTTCTACCCAAACCCACCCGCCCGATGATGGCCGGCGAAATGGAGATCATAGACAGGGTGCCCAATGCAAAAAAGAACAAGGCAATACCGACCTGCCCGTCATCCAAAGCCAGCTTTTCCTTGACATAAGGAATGTACAGCACCCAGGTGCCGACCAGGATGTTGAGGGAGGCAAATACCCAGGCGGGGGCAAAGTAGCGGGGGGTAGACAGAATCAGCTGCAGGGAATTCATGGGGCTAAAGATAGGCCAATTTCAAGAGCTTGTCTTGTACATTATTTTGAAGGGATGGACGTAATTGGACTTTGGACGTTCTGGGAAATGCCTTTTGAGGGCCAGGTTTAAGTCGGACACGAGCGAAGCGACTGACAGAGTAAATCGGTCGCTTCCGACTTCACCCTTGGTTCGTCCAAAGTCCAAAACCTTCGAACTTGTCCAGTCTTAGAAAAATAGCCCTCAAACTTATCCCCCATCCCGCAACCTTTTTCCCAGATCACGTATACTATTCACATATATATTCGTTATATGTGCTGTGAAAGCAGTTGCCGGCTGCAGGTAGTCGTATTATGGTGCCCCCCCCAACTGTATCCCCCACCTACCTCAGAGCTTGTTGAAAGCGGATTCCCTACCCCTTTTTGGGGGCAGTTTCCCGTTTTAAGAAACAACAACCAACGATCTCCGTACAACTGCAACAGCGACGTTAGGCACGAGGAAAGAATAAAGTGTACAATTATGGCGCAGTAATTTTTGTGCCAGGCAAGGCGCGAAGAATGAGGATAGCCAAAGCTACCTGAGTGATGAGCAACGCAGCATGGCGCAAAAAGGACAAGCCAGAATGGACAGTTTATTCTTTCGTCGTGCCTTATATCCCAAAACGGGCAAGACCGATTCCAAAAACTTAAAACTGTGACATGAAAAGTCGTTTCATCATCCCAATGCTCTTATTTGTAGCCGGCACGGCGGCAATCGCCCAGCAGGCTGCCATCGAGGGGCAGGTTGCCATCCACAACAGCGAGTACATCACCGGCAAGGTGCAATACGTCGAAGGCGCCTTCGTCGGCGCGCTGAACACCACGACACAACCCACCGACAAAAAGGGGCGGTTCCAACTCAAATTTGCCGGCGTCGACCGCGGCAATTTCATAGATATTACTGTGGAGAAAACAGATTTGGAGGTGGCCAACCCCTATGACATTCAGGGCGTAGCCATTGGAAAAGAAGCTCCGCTGCACATATTCCTGATAGAAAAGGGGCAGCTCGAGCAGGCGAAAAAGGAACTGCTCAACGGCAGCGCCAGCGCGCTCGAGGCCCGGCGCGAAAAATTAACCGCCAGCTTGCGCCGGGGTGGCGAAGAAGCCAGGTTAACCCTGCTGGAGCTGGAAAAACAACTCAACCGGAAAATAACCGGCCGCTTCGAAGGGGAGAAACTGCTCCGGGAGCAGTCGGATGAACTGAAAAAGCGCCTTCCGGAAACGGCGGAAAACCTGGCGCGGACCAACCTCGACCTCGCTTCCGGCGCCTACCGGCAGGCCTTTGAGCTTTACCGGAATGGAGAAATGGAAGATGCCATCGCCGCGCTGGATAAGGCCGGGCTGGAAGAAGAGGCGGAAAAGGCCTTATCCCGCCTGCTGGAACTGGAAAGGAAGGGAAAAGGCAAACAGGCAGCGGAGGAGCGGGAAAGCGTGCGGCAGGCGGCAAAAGCCTATCAGCTTAAAGCGCAGGCCTGCCTGCTGGTTTTCCAGTATCAGGATGCGCTAAATGCCCATCAAAAAGCGGTGCCCTTGCTGGAAAAATCGGCAGAGGGAGACAACATCGGCCTGGCGGAAGCTTATGCTGAAATGGCGTTCAATTACCTGCTGCTCCGCGAATATGCCAACGCGCTCTACTACCAGCAAAGAAACGTAAAAATTAAAGAGCGCCTGCTGGGCCCCGACGCCCCGGAGACAGCGTCTTCTTATAACCTCCTGGCGGATATCTACCGGGATTTGGAGGAATATCCGACTGCCCTGGAAGTTCAGCAAAAAGCGATAGCCATCCAGGAGCGGGCGCTGCCGCCCGGCCATCCCGATTTCGCCGTTTCCTATGCCGGCCTGGCCAGTATCTACCGCCTCATGAAAGAATACAGCATGGCAGGGGAGGCTTTGCAAAAAGCGCTGGCCATTCAGGAACGGGTATTGCCCCCCAACCACCCCGATGTCGGCCTGTCTTACCATACGCTGGCCGAAATCCACCTGGAGGGGCAAGCTCACAGCCAGGCACTGGAAGCCCAGTTGAAAGCGTTGTTCATCCAGGAGCGGGCGCTGCCGCCCGGCCATCCGGATATCGTTCAGGCCTACAACACGCTTGCCCGGGTATACCACAACCTGGGCGACTACCAACGGGCGCTCGCCATACAGCAAAAGGTAATTTCCATGCAGGAGCGGGTACTGCCGCCCGGCCATCCCGATATCGCCGATTCCTATCACAACCTGTCGTCCACTTTCTACTTCCTCAACAGCCTGGACAGCGCGATTCATTATGAACACCAGTCCTACACCCTCCTGCAGGAGCAACTGCCGGCTTACCACCCCCGCATTCAGGCCGCCGAAGCCTCTTTTGCTTTCCTTTACACCACCCGGGGAGAACGCCTGCAATCCGCCGGCTTATACCAGGAGGCGATAAAAGACCTCCGGAAAGCCCTGGAATTCCGGCCCGACAATGAGGAAGCCAAAAGCAGAATAAAGCAAATGCAAACCGGCGAAAAGGACCCGCCGGAGGCCCTCGCCCTCAGGGGCAGCAATACGAGCCGGCCTGCTTCCCAACGCAGCCCCCGGGTACCCCCTAAAACAGAGGCGCCCTCGCCATCCCTCGGCACCTTTCAGGTGACGAAGGCGACCAGCCTGAGGGCGCTGCCTACTTCTTCCTCGGCCGTGATCAACAGGCTGGCGGAGGGCGATCAGCTACAAGTGGTGGAAAAAACGGAATATTACTGGTGGAAGGTCGTCGATAAGGGGCGGGTAGGGTATGTGAAGGCGTTGTTGCTGGAAAAGGTAAAATAGGCGCCGGTCATATATTAACGGTGCGGCTAAACTGATGTACGGTTGGTTTTCAAGGGCCCCAGGTGTTGTTTTGTTTCCTCAAAATACTACCTTTAACAAAAAACACCATGCCCCACCTCACCGCCAACGGCGCAAAACTCTACTACGAAGACACCGGCCAGGGCGCCGAAACCATCGTTTTCTCCCACGGCCTGCTGTGGAGCGGCCGCATGTTCGCCGATCAGGTCAGCCACTTGAAGGATCGCTACCGCGTCATTGCTTATGACCACCGGGGGCAGGGCCGCAGCGAGGTAACCCCCAACGGCTACGATATGGACACCCTCACCCAGGACGCCCTGGCCCTTCTGGACGCCCTGGGCGTGGAGCGCTGCCACTTCGCCGGCCTGAGCATGGGCGGATTCGTTGCCCTGCGCCTGGCCTCCCGCCACCCGGAGCGGATACAGTCCCTGATCCTGATGGAAACGACGGCCCAGCCGGAGCCTGCAGAAAATGTGCCCCGCTACCGCCTGCTCAATACCATCGTCAAGCTGCTGGGAACCTGGGCGGTGAAAAGGCCGGTCTTGAACATCATGTTCAGCCAGGCTTTCCTGCACAACCCCGCCCGCAAAGCTGAACGCCGCCACTGGGAAAAGGAACTCACCGCCAACAAGCGGACCATCACCCGCGCCGTGCAGGGCGTCATCGACCGCGAAGGGGTGCCTCCGGAGGCTCTGGCTGCTATCCAATGCCCCACGCTCATCATCGTCGGCGAGCAGGACGTAGCCACCGTGCCTGCCAAATCGGAATACCTGCACGAACACATCCCCAACTCCCGGCTGGTGCGCATACCCAATGCCGGCCATACCTCCAGCGTGGAAGAGCCGGAGGCGGTGAATAAGGCGATCGATGGCTTTTTGGTTGAATGACTTGATGGTTTTCCCACCGAAACAATCGAACAATTTAACCATACAGCCATTTAACCATCTAACAATTTAACCATACAGCCATGTAACCATACAGCCATGTAACCATACAGCCATGTAACCATACAACAATCCCCCCCCTCCTACATCCCCTCCAGCAATATCTTCCCCACCTCCGGATCTTCCAATATCGGCAGCAGGTTGGCGCTGTTGGGCTTGGCCGGGTCGGCCAGGTCCTGCACCATGGTGAGGCGGATGTCGTTGGGAAGGTAGCTCAGTTTGATAAAATCGATGACGTTTTGAAGTTGCCGCTTGTCCAGCGGCCGTTTGGCGAGGGTGAGGTAATTGACCAGGCGGGTGCAGATGGTAGCCAGGATGTCTACCCGCAAAGACTTTTTCATGACGGTGCTGCGCAAAGGCTGCCCGATCTCGCTTTCGAAATCCCCGGCGTTGCAAATGTCCTGGGGTTTGAGCAGGGCGCGCAGTTCCTGGTTGACAAAGGCGATGAAGGTAGCGGCAGTGTTTTGGTCGAGACACGAGTCGGCCAGAGTGCGAACCAGGCCGAGGTTGGCGCCCAGGTTGGCAATCTCGGCAATGGTTTCGAAGAACTGGACCAGGGTGCGCGGTGTGGTGCGCAGGCCGGTGACCACCTCCGGGTAGGTGAGCACGAAGTCGATGCCGCGGGAATCTACGCCGTTCTGTTCCGCCCACTTGGCCCATTCCCGGGGGTCGAATTCCAGGGTGATGTGCATCATGCGGGTGACCATGGCGTCGTCCATGGGCGTCACCGAGTAGTCGCCCCCGTCCGGGTTGGCGGTGAGTACGATCTGCCATTGGTGCGGCAGCTTCCAGCTGACCAGTTCGAAGTTTTGCAACAACTGCATGATGCCGCGCAGGATGCGGTCGTCGGCCCGGTTGACGTCGTCGATGAGCAGGATGCCGGGGCCTTCCTGCCGGGGCACCCATTCCGGTGCCCGGAAGACGGTACGCCCCTCTTCGATAGACGGCATGCCCACCAGGTCGCCCATCTCCTCAAACTGGGCCGGGGCGATGTAGCGGAACTGGTAACCCTCTTCTTCGGCCAGGGCCTGCACGATCTCCGTCTTGCCGATGCCGTGCTTGCCCCAGATGCAGATGGGCGTCTTGCGCTGCCCGCGCGCCTCGGCCCGCATATTGGCATGCAGGACGTGTTTGACAAAGGCGATCACTTCACCGGCTTTGGCCCGGGTGCCGTAGTATATGTAGTCGTATTGGGCTTGTTTGGCCATTTATGGTTTGCTTTGAGCCTTCAAGTTAGGCATTTCCAGGCAAACTTGGCTACCCTTCTAACGTCGGCAAGAATTAATTCACCAAGGCGGAATCCTTTGGCGACCTCCTCCATGATCGTTTCATTATGTGGCCATTCCGGCACATTACCTGACCAAAGTATCAATTACTTCCTCCGTCTCATCCCTGGGTTCAGGAGCAACCAGAGGCGGCTTACCCAGGGCGGTATCATCCATGATCTCATTTTCTTCCTGTTTTCGCCCGGCATCCACCTCGGTTTCCGTTTCGGGCTCCTCGCCAGTATCGGTAGTTTCCGGAAAAAGCAAAAAAGCAAAAATGGCGATCAGCAGGGCCAGGCCCACCCAGGAAAGCGGGTGGCGCAGTATCTTTTTCATGATCTTTCGTTTATAGCCTCAGGGCATCAATTTTTCTGCGGCTCTACTTCTTCCTCGTAGTATCCGGATAGCAGCTTATGCGGCACGTCGTTTTCTGCCTCGGAAATGGCGTTCATCAGGTCGTCGGCCGTAGCTACTTTACCTTGTTGAAACTCTTCGCGCAAGCGCTCCAGCCGTTTTATCGCCCGTTCGAGTTTTGTTTTTACTTCCCCTTCCATCCCCTTGCCTTCGTTGACCAGCGCGTCGATGCCGGACTGAAGGTGGCGGGAGACAGCCTCCTTATCTCCCTTTTCAAAGGCTTCCATGGCCTCGCCGAAAGCCTGCACCGACTGGTTGGCGTCGGTGACGGCTTTGTCTTCAAAAACCGTGGTATTCTCCTTGGTGCGCAGTTTTGCCTGTTCAGATGGGTCCGGCGCCCGGTTGCAGGCAGCCAACCCCAGGATGGCGACGACAACAATTAGGATCTTTTTCATCATGTTACTTTTTTAAAAACTGTCTAAGTTAATGCCCATAGCATAGCCTCTTGCGAAAGCTATGCTATGGTTGGAAAATCAAAGGATTATCCTTGATTCTTTTTCATTTCCTTCATTTCCCGTTCGGCTTTTTCCCTGCCGTGCATCCTGCCCGCCTTCACCTCGTTGCCGTGGGCGTCGAAAACCACTTTCTCGTGTTCGGCCCCTTTCATCAGGTCGACATGGTAGTAGGTTTTTTGTTTGCCGTCTTTGTAGAACGTAGTAGTCATGTGGTCTTTGCCGGGAGCCCAGCCCGGGTAATGGATGGCTATCGACCGGGCCACATTGTGAGGCAGTGCTACGTTTTTGGCGTATTCGTGGGCGGACACCAGGTTGCCATCGGCATCGTAGGTAGCCTCGCCGTCAAAATTATTGCCTTTGACCGTCAGATAATACGTGTCGTATTTGCCATCCATGGGTTTGTTCTTCGTGATCACCCATCCTTCTTCCATGATGGTCACCGGCAATGCCTTGTATTCTGTGATGGTAGCATCGGGAAAATCCTTTTCCACTGAAGCCAGCACGACGGCCGGCACTTTCTCCCTGGTAAGTTTGGCGGCGAAAATCTCATCCTGGGCGGAAACAACCCCGGCTGCCAGCAGCAGCAGGGCGAAAAGAACGATTTGCTTTCTCATTTCAAAATCAGTTTTAGTGAATTAAATCTGGTGAAAAGACCAGCGGCCTAAGCCGGGCCACAATAATTTTTCAAAAAAACTTCACCAGAGTCGTGGCCCCAGCAGGAATCGAACGCTGCACCCCCGGGTAAAGGGCCCGGTACGCTACCGTTACGCCATGGAGCCTGAAATTGCGGTATTGCGAACCAAAGACCAGAAAGGAAGGCGGGGCCACTTTCTCAGCGAAAAAAAAGATTGTACTTTTAGCGAAAAAATATGGCCAACCCCGTCCCCAAATCTCTGGAAGAAGTCCATGCCAGCGTAGAAACCCGAAATAAGGGCTTCTTCCGGAAGCTCTTCGCCTTTATGGGGCCGGCTTATCTGGTAAGCGTAGGCTATATGGACCCCGGCAACTGGGCTACCGACATAGCCGGGGGCAGCCGCTACGGCTACGCCCTGATCTGGGTGCTGCTCATGTCCAACCTCATGGCGCTGCTGCTGCAAAGCCTCAGCTCCCGGCTGGGGGTGGTAAGCGGGCGCGACCTGGCGCAGGCCTCCAAAGAAACTTACAGCCGTCCCGTCAATTTTGTATTGTACCTCCTGGCCGAAATCGCTATCGCTGCGACTGACCTGGCGGAAGTGCTGGGCATGGCCATCGGCCTGCAGTTGCTCTTTGGCCTGCCCCTCTTGCACGGGGTGCTGCTCACCTTCCTCGACACCTTCCTCCTGCTTTTTCTCATCCACCGGGGCATGCGCATTATGGAGGCCTTTGTCCTGGCCCTCATCGGCATCATCGGGATGGCCTTTCTGGTAGAAATGTTCTTTGCCAAACCGGATATTGGGGCACTGGCCCTGGGTTTCGTCCCTGATATTCCCGACGAGTCGGCGCTTTATATCGCCATCGGCATCATCGGAGCGACCGTCATGCCGCACAACCTCTATCTGCATTCTTCGCTGGTGCAGTCCCGCAAATTCGACAACAACCTGGCGGATACCAAGGGGGCGCTGCGCTTCAATTTCATCGATTCGGCCATAGCCCTCAATATGGCCTTTTTCGTCAACGCCGCCATCCTGATCCTCGCCGCCGCCACCTTTTACAAAGCCGGGATGTACGAGGTATCCGAAATTCAGGACGCCCACCGCTTCCTGCAGCCGCTGCTGGGGTCGAAGCTGGCGCCCATTTTCTTCGCCGTTGCCCTGATCGCC
Coding sequences:
- a CDS encoding GNAT family N-acetyltransferase, with amino-acid sequence MAKNKFGSYPLPAWLQSYMERNIGRRPIWNFPHIPDSPEGLSFEMLDFENRHHILEMFGNDPDPWVDERFKDPQQLYEYVAHLRIVMPYTGKRGGADWLVSKEREYVGLLHAFEFSRENFGYNHRKCAMGFAFAENHRGAGLPLRAVQYFQEFLFRKMDRLYLTASVKRGNLRSIAFLKKLGFRETRLDWEAEHPGKEPPEEVYLENFRSPQARGRVRNYWKRMEEKYRI
- a CDS encoding helix-turn-helix transcriptional regulator is translated as MAEYFKGMVRQATPGKEALAWQRLAAWAGNEIRFSSVSEVDITLDTSKFHITLPQAGTETFRVDGKPFSAQAGEYFIFNPQQHVRAEGAFKKPVEGYCLFLTEKAILETAHVIGQPIESALDSPFSYPWQQQEFMVKSYCLQENPFGQYLLRLQQNLRHSSREQLIDWDTLYFEMAAEFLRAHRQIGNQLQAIPSVRTLTKQEIYRRLSRAHVFILENFAEPVSLEDLERIAFFSKFHIVRLYRQIYGLTPYQHILHLRIGRAKELLRKDHSPTEVALRLSFSDRRAFAKTFKKIAGVSPSVFRQEN
- a CDS encoding MFS transporter: MNSLQLILSTPRYFAPAWVFASLNILVGTWVLYIPYVKEKLALDDGQVGIALFFFALGTLSMISISPAIIGRVGLGRTTLAGIVVLSMAFLLPLSASSYPWLCCALYVAGLFACLTDIAMNALVSEIEQEDGVHFMSASHGFFSLGGVIGGGIGSLVITWFEVPLTHMVWVIAGVILANMLLAKAYLNIPGKKVERQQQPFKIGLLKPLLGLTMIAFLIMGSEGAIEHWSKLYLQEVVLIASERTTGLGFVIFSATMTLGRFFGDAVSKRYGATTIIIGGCLISMLGFLSILMAELIPSLIGFGLVGLGFSVIIPELFRLAGKTKGVSSAEGISFVAGFGYVGFLISPAFLGFLSRMDSLKLSFTALLVAAGVAMAITIFLKKRSLKGAASVGRR
- a CDS encoding fatty acid desaturase family protein; protein product: MTTNDVKELNLNLDATTFKPLFQTNPMKHAAAMALNWAIILAAMYLCTRYFHPISYFLAVIVIGARMHALAILMHDATHYRFLKNRKWNDIITNVTTMYPLFTSLEQYRQNHLRHHKHLNTEHDPDWVSKLGVEAFQFPKTKKEFLWIVFSYLTLYRGVRDAIWFLKRFSAPQKKQPAQAGNKALRLAFYIVLFTVLTVFGLWKYFALYWVAPYLSTFFMFQYVRSVAEHFGELEHDHALTSSRTVKANALERFFFAPHNVGYHLEHHLYPGVPFYNLPALHQLLMQEAEYKGKAHVTQGYWKGLMEELGG
- a CDS encoding WG repeat-containing protein codes for the protein MGKKLNFLYFLLVLLLAFSCAPKPGSEQKAADMAKEQEALSAGKTSEADAIVEEEAYIPFFSDSPKSYTIALKPGTGFVALNEKGEILYEVFPYDNGPDYPADGYFRIVANGKIGYADEETGEVSIPPQYAAARPFEHGYAPVCPDCETRADGEYSSWVNGKWGLIDKQGRVVVAPQFEEILEVAEDGRVLAVDAGVQKWIKIE